A single region of the Garra rufa chromosome 20, GarRuf1.0, whole genome shotgun sequence genome encodes:
- the slc29a1b gene encoding equilibrative nucleoside transporter 1 has protein sequence MDPQVPKDKYNGVWLIFFMLGLGTLLPWNFFMTATMYFTSRLADPLVEANFSANATEEGSRSVLQAKFNNVMTLCAMVPLLVFTCLNSVLHQRIPQKIRIAGSLSAILLVFLLTAILVKVDLEPLPFFVITMIKIICINSFGAVLQGSLFGMAGLLPASYTTPIMSGQGLAGTFAAFSMICAIASGSAIHDSAFGYFITACAVISLAIGSYIVLPKLEFFQYYQKSQQNKADEDEENKMDLLKKDEGQKSTGDDGKQTPSIPAIFKKIWVMALSVCFAFTITIGTFPAVTVDVKSTIADGGKWEMYFIPVSCFLLFNLFDWMGRSLTAVCMWPGKDSKLLPGLLVARVIFVPLFMLCNVQPRYNLPIYFSHDGWFIGFMILFAFSNGYLASLCMCFGPKKVDASEAETAGAIMAFFLSLGLALGASLSFLFRGLV, from the exons ATGGACCCTCAGGTGCCCAAAGACAA ATATAATGGCGTGTGGTTGATTTTCTTCATGTTGGGTTTGGGAACGCTGCTGCCGTGGAACTTCTTCATGACAGCGACTATG TATTTCACCAGTCGTCTTGCAGACCCTTTAGTTGAGGCGAATTTCTCAGCCAACGCGACTGAAGAAGGCTCACGGAGCGTCCTACAGGCCAAATTTAATAATGTGATGACGCTGTGTGCGATGGTTCCTCTGCTGGTCTTCACCTGCCTCAACTCAGTGCTTCATCAGAG AATTCCTCAGAAGATCCGTATCGCAGGAAGTCTGTCGGCCATTCTGTTGGTGTTTTTGCTCACTGCCATCCTGGTGAAAGTGGATTTGGAGCCGCTGCCGTTCTTCGTCATCACCATGATTAAAATCATCTGCATTAATT CATTCGGAGCGGTTCTTCAGGGAAGTCTGTTCGGGATGGCCGGACTCCTGCCAGCGTCCTACACGACACCCATCATGAGCGGACAGGGACTCGCAGGAACCTTCGCTGCTTTTTCTATGATCTGTGCCATCGCCA GTGGTTCTGCTATACACGACAGCGCGTTTGGATACTTCATCACAGCGTGTGCCGTTATTTCCCTCGCCATCGGATCGTACATTGTCCTTCCTAAACTG GAGTTTTTTCAGTACTATCAAAAGAGTCAGCAGAACAAAGCAGATGAGGATGAGGAGAACAAGATGGATCTGCTGAAGAAAG ATGAGGGGCAGAAGAGCACTGGAGACGACGGTAAACAAACACCATCCATACCAGCCATCTTTAAAAAG ATCTGGGTTATGGCATTGTCTGTGTGTTTCGCCTTCACCATCACCATCGGCACGTTTCCTGCCGTCACTGTGGATGTTAAATCTACTATCGCTGATGGTGGAAAGTGGG AAATGTATTTCATCCCAGTGTCTTGTTTCCTGTTATTTAACCTGTTCGATTGGATGGGCCGCAGTTTGACCGCAGTCTGTATGTGG CCTGGTAAAGACAGTAAGCTGCTGCCGGGTCTGTTAGTGGCTCGTGTGATTTTCGTCCCTCTCTTCATGCTCTGTAACGTCCAGCCTCGCTACAATCTGCCCATCTACTTCTCACACGACGGATGGTTCATCGGCTTCATGATCCTCTTTGCCTTTTCTAACGGATATCTGGCCAGTTTGTGCATGTGCTTCGGGCCCAA GAAGGTGGATGCGAGCGAGGCGGAGACGGCTGGAGCGATCATGGCCTTCTTCCTGTCTCTCGGTCTGGCTCTCGGAGCGTCTCTGTCGTTTCTGTTTCGAGGGCTCGTCTGA